From a single Nostoc sp. MS1 genomic region:
- a CDS encoding PadR family transcriptional regulator — protein MSLAYVILGFLQKQDMTGYDLKTSCFDQCIAHLWPADQAQIYKTLDKLFEQGWINYHVEIQCDRPNRKVYTLTELGKTELVRWLKSPQPLPTVRDTLLVQLFFAAELPNAAIANLLAQQLAAHYEKINDYEAIKLLSVDNEPATREQLIHQLLWELVMRREQVYIDWLKSAIATLTENLDN, from the coding sequence ATGTCCCTCGCATATGTAATTCTCGGTTTCCTGCAAAAGCAAGATATGACAGGTTACGATCTCAAAACTAGTTGTTTTGATCAATGTATCGCGCACCTATGGCCAGCAGATCAAGCACAGATTTATAAAACCCTCGATAAGCTATTTGAGCAGGGTTGGATTAATTATCATGTGGAGATTCAGTGCGATCGCCCTAACCGTAAAGTCTATACTCTCACAGAATTGGGCAAAACAGAGCTTGTGCGCTGGCTAAAATCTCCCCAGCCGTTACCCACGGTTAGAGATACTTTACTTGTACAATTATTCTTTGCGGCTGAGTTACCTAATGCAGCGATCGCTAATCTTCTAGCACAACAACTAGCTGCGCATTATGAAAAAATTAACGATTATGAAGCAATTAAGTTACTATCTGTTGACAATGAGCCTGCTACTCGTGAGCAATTAATACATCAACTACTGTGGGAATTAGTTATGCGTCGTGAGCAAGTTTATATTGACTGGCTCAAGTCGGCCATTGCTACGCTTACCGAAAATCTTGATAACTAA
- a CDS encoding type IV pilus twitching motility protein PilT: protein MTETDSSSTSNAVTARNVVPVPPPPPPPSLITQRQYTQTLDMSPANRGATPPPPVDAHRPGSSISMPEEDTPLTLARIIREAFDNGYSDIHLGVGETPRFRNRGEIAPTDYPETDKETFIGWLREVMSESEIQRFQEHLEFDGATQYEFARVRINVFDTLRGYAMVLRLIPLKILSIDQLRLPAIFRDICHYHKGLILVTGPTGSGKSTTMAAMIDYINREMPKHIITIEDPIEFVHQSRKSLVKQREVGMHTRKFDNALKAALREDPDLILVGEMRDKETVNTALKAAQTGHLVMGTLHTNSAVKTIERILNLYSGEEQDAMRVALAESLVAVIAQGLCRTTDGKRAAFHDILINTEAIKEWIKDGKYDEISELMKQASFDGMITMNQSLYNLYQEGRITEETALEMSPTPNEMAQFLRGRV from the coding sequence ATGACAGAAACCGATTCTTCATCCACTTCCAATGCTGTGACTGCACGTAACGTAGTGCCAGTACCACCGCCACCCCCACCACCATCATTAATCACCCAACGCCAATATACACAAACGTTGGATATGTCACCGGCAAATAGGGGTGCTACACCTCCTCCACCTGTTGATGCACATCGTCCAGGCTCATCAATTTCTATGCCAGAGGAAGATACACCTCTAACTTTGGCACGGATTATTAGAGAAGCTTTTGATAATGGTTATTCTGATATTCATTTGGGAGTTGGTGAAACACCCCGATTTCGTAACCGAGGTGAAATAGCGCCTACTGATTATCCAGAAACTGATAAAGAGACTTTCATTGGTTGGTTACGGGAGGTGATGAGTGAGTCAGAAATTCAACGCTTCCAAGAACATTTAGAATTTGATGGTGCAACTCAGTACGAATTTGCCCGTGTACGGATTAATGTCTTTGATACTCTTAGAGGCTATGCAATGGTACTGCGGTTGATTCCGCTCAAAATTTTATCTATTGATCAGTTGAGATTACCGGCAATATTCCGGGATATCTGCCACTATCACAAGGGTTTAATTTTGGTGACAGGGCCTACTGGTTCTGGTAAATCAACTACAATGGCGGCGATGATTGATTATATCAATCGTGAAATGCCCAAACACATCATTACAATTGAAGACCCCATAGAATTTGTTCACCAAAGTCGCAAGTCGTTGGTGAAGCAACGGGAAGTAGGAATGCACACCCGTAAGTTTGATAATGCTTTAAAGGCAGCTTTGCGGGAAGACCCAGATTTGATTCTGGTGGGGGAAATGCGGGATAAGGAAACGGTGAACACTGCATTAAAGGCGGCGCAAACTGGTCACTTGGTAATGGGAACTCTGCATACTAATAGTGCGGTGAAAACGATTGAACGTATTCTCAATTTGTATTCTGGTGAAGAACAGGATGCAATGCGAGTGGCGTTAGCCGAGTCTTTGGTAGCAGTTATTGCTCAAGGCTTGTGTCGGACAACTGATGGTAAGCGGGCTGCGTTCCACGATATCCTGATTAATACGGAAGCGATTAAGGAATGGATTAAAGACGGTAAATACGACGAAATTTCCGAATTGATGAAGCAAGCCAGCTTTGATGGCATGATTACCATGAATCAGTCGTTGTACAATCTCTATCAAGAAGGTCGCATCACTGAAGAAACCGCTTTGGAAATGTCACCAACTCCTAACGAAATGGCTCAGTTCCTCCGGGGTCGGGTTTAA
- a CDS encoding Sll0314/Alr1548 family TPR repeat-containing protein, which yields MTKNFSSPYPIILSRLTRVAQASFGVAIALTLAINPSWAGDPFRSQNPRNIDDKTEAAFKAVFQQGDYPTAERYLSQAISSASDEPLAYAMKASLAYVNGDLAGLDNYGRRTLEAGQKLVKTDELRGNIYTGVGHFLEGAAIITREGTLRGAPQALSRLRLVYDHLDQAEAISPRDPELNLLRGYMDLMLSVSLPFANPDEAINRLQTNAAPEYLTNRGIAVAYRDLKQYPQALDYVNRAIKAAPENPELYYLKAQILKEQGRREKSQQLLQDAIANFDKALTKRSQLPKKLVQQIESERNGAVNSLNGSAR from the coding sequence ATGACAAAGAATTTTTCCTCCCCTTATCCAATCATATTATCCCGATTAACTAGAGTAGCTCAGGCAAGTTTTGGTGTAGCGATCGCCTTAACTTTGGCAATCAATCCTTCATGGGCTGGCGATCCCTTCCGTAGTCAAAATCCACGTAACATTGACGACAAAACAGAAGCTGCTTTTAAAGCGGTGTTCCAACAAGGTGATTATCCTACCGCAGAGCGATACCTCAGCCAAGCAATATCCAGCGCCTCAGATGAACCTCTAGCATATGCGATGAAAGCATCTTTAGCATACGTTAATGGAGATTTGGCAGGGCTGGATAATTATGGGAGAAGAACTTTAGAAGCTGGGCAGAAGTTAGTCAAAACTGACGAATTACGCGGCAATATATACACAGGTGTAGGGCATTTTTTAGAAGGGGCCGCAATTATTACCCGTGAAGGAACCCTCAGAGGCGCACCCCAAGCTTTGAGTCGGCTAAGGTTGGTTTATGATCATCTGGATCAAGCAGAAGCCATTTCTCCCAGAGATCCCGAACTGAATTTGCTCAGGGGTTATATGGACTTGATGCTATCTGTTAGCTTACCCTTTGCCAACCCAGATGAGGCAATTAATCGCCTCCAAACAAATGCTGCGCCTGAGTATTTAACTAATCGCGGGATTGCTGTTGCTTACCGTGATTTAAAACAGTATCCCCAAGCTTTAGATTATGTTAATCGAGCCATCAAAGCAGCACCCGAAAACCCAGAATTATACTATCTTAAAGCCCAAATCCTCAAGGAACAGGGTAGACGAGAAAAAAGCCAACAACTACTTCAAGATGCGATCGCCAATTTTGACAAAGCCTTAACCAAAAGGTCACAACTACCCAAAAAATTAGTACAACAAATCGAAAGCGAACGCAATGGTGCTGTTAATAGCCTCAATGGTTCAGCCCGATAA
- a CDS encoding DEAD/DEAH box helicase: MTNAFNRLAPFIQEYIYHHQWTELRPVQTAACDVVFDTDAHLLIAAATAAGKTEAAFLPVLTVLHNQPATSIGALYIGPIKALINDQFERLNDLLKSANIPVYHWHGDVAQSRKNKVLQNPQGILQITPESLESLLVNKHKEILRLFGDLRFVVIDEIHAFMGTERGCQILCQLERLAHLTKTQPRRIGLSATLGDYSMAEDWLRSGTDKQVITPKVEAGKRQIKLALEHFYIKQDVDESEATAYEQYIFNLSESRKCLIFANNRTQTESIIASLRRIANQKAQPDIYHVHHGSISASLRQAAENAMREPNNPAVTAATLTLELGIDIGHLQRVIQLESPLSVASFLQRLGRAGRRDEAADMRFVCAENEVSLEAPLPEQIPWQLLQCIAIIQLYLEERWIEPIEPIKYPLSLLYHQTMSILVAEGAISPAALAKQVLSLSSFAAISQEDYKLLLRYLIDIGHIQHTEENKLILGLAGERIVNKFQFYAVFAENKEYTVKQGTKEIGSVVTPPVVGSQFALAGMTWEVTEVDFKKRVIIVKQVEGKATSYWRGGGGTIHTKVLQRMRQVLFEDTEYSYLQKNALLRLCKVRELVKKVGLDKQQVLQLEKNKCFIFPWMGTVSYRTLERLLNTFCRESLEISSIGGVNPYYLTVKLGKGKGQYLHQEIVSLCEQRIISEALVSYAEAPEMQKYDEFIPYPLLRKAFIYDHLDMDELREHWIS; encoded by the coding sequence ATGACTAACGCCTTTAACAGACTTGCACCTTTTATTCAAGAATATATTTATCATCATCAATGGACTGAATTAAGACCTGTGCAAACTGCGGCTTGTGACGTGGTGTTTGACACGGATGCTCATTTATTAATTGCTGCGGCTACGGCTGCGGGAAAAACAGAAGCTGCTTTTTTACCTGTTTTAACTGTGTTACATAACCAGCCGGCAACTAGTATAGGTGCATTATATATAGGGCCTATCAAAGCTTTAATTAATGACCAATTTGAACGGCTCAACGATTTATTAAAATCAGCTAATATTCCTGTGTACCATTGGCACGGTGATGTGGCGCAAAGCCGCAAAAATAAAGTTTTACAAAATCCTCAAGGGATTCTGCAAATTACACCAGAATCTTTGGAAAGTTTATTGGTTAATAAGCATAAAGAAATATTACGATTATTTGGTGATTTAAGGTTTGTGGTTATTGATGAGATTCACGCTTTTATGGGTACTGAACGCGGTTGTCAAATTCTTTGCCAGTTGGAGCGTTTGGCACATTTGACGAAAACCCAACCCCGCCGCATTGGTTTATCTGCTACTTTAGGTGATTATTCAATGGCGGAAGATTGGCTGCGTTCTGGAACTGATAAACAGGTGATCACGCCAAAGGTTGAGGCAGGAAAACGGCAAATTAAATTAGCTTTAGAACACTTTTATATTAAGCAAGATGTAGATGAATCAGAAGCTACAGCTTACGAGCAATATATTTTTAATCTGAGTGAATCACGTAAATGTTTAATATTCGCAAACAATCGTACACAAACTGAATCAATCATTGCAAGTTTAAGACGAATTGCTAACCAAAAAGCACAGCCAGATATATATCATGTTCATCATGGCAGTATATCTGCTAGCTTACGACAAGCCGCAGAAAATGCCATGCGTGAACCCAACAATCCGGCGGTGACTGCGGCTACTCTAACTTTAGAATTAGGTATAGATATCGGCCATTTGCAACGAGTGATTCAATTAGAATCGCCTCTATCTGTTGCGAGTTTTTTACAAAGGTTAGGGCGTGCGGGAAGAAGGGATGAGGCTGCTGATATGCGCTTTGTTTGTGCTGAGAATGAAGTTTCGTTAGAAGCACCTCTACCAGAGCAAATTCCTTGGCAACTTTTGCAGTGTATAGCAATTATTCAACTATATTTGGAAGAACGCTGGATTGAACCAATTGAGCCAATTAAATATCCTTTGAGTTTGTTGTATCATCAAACGATGAGTATCTTAGTAGCAGAGGGAGCAATTTCTCCGGCTGCTTTAGCTAAACAAGTTTTAAGTCTGTCTTCTTTTGCTGCTATTTCTCAGGAAGATTATAAGTTATTATTACGCTATTTAATTGATATTGGTCATATTCAGCATACTGAAGAAAATAAGTTAATTTTAGGTTTGGCAGGGGAAAGAATAGTTAACAAATTTCAGTTTTATGCTGTCTTTGCAGAAAATAAAGAATATACAGTCAAGCAAGGTACAAAAGAAATTGGTAGCGTTGTTACACCACCTGTTGTTGGCAGTCAATTTGCTTTGGCGGGGATGACTTGGGAAGTAACGGAAGTTGACTTTAAAAAAAGAGTTATTATAGTTAAGCAAGTGGAAGGTAAAGCTACAAGTTATTGGCGTGGTGGTGGTGGAACGATTCACACGAAAGTTTTGCAAAGAATGCGCCAGGTTTTATTTGAAGATACAGAATATAGTTATTTACAAAAAAATGCTCTGCTACGTTTATGCAAGGTACGGGAATTAGTAAAAAAAGTAGGGCTGGATAAACAGCAAGTTTTGCAGTTAGAAAAAAATAAATGTTTTATTTTCCCTTGGATGGGTACTGTGTCTTACCGTACTTTGGAACGGTTACTCAATACTTTTTGCCGGGAATCTTTAGAAATTAGTAGTATTGGTGGAGTGAATCCTTATTATTTGACGGTTAAGTTAGGTAAGGGTAAAGGTCAATATTTACACCAAGAAATTGTGTCTTTGTGTGAGCAGAGAATTATCAGTGAAGCCTTGGTAAGTTATGCGGAAGCGCCAGAAATGCAAAAGTATGATGAGTTTATTCCGTATCCGCTTTTACGCAAGGCTTTTATTTATGATCATCTTGATATGGATGAACTTAGAGAACATTGGATAAGTTGA
- a CDS encoding DUF3531 family protein — protein MQIQFREFDQFSVWMWLKFSTIPSQRERQYIEEVFNSWFYLGKLGAFNAENLQVQETGVDLNYMTYDSQGYDRSLLALMHNMGEFEYQGQWARCWFDLGTSDAIALDILINALTQLSQEYVTIEQFYVGGENEDWPVEDSDSSSYSIYDN, from the coding sequence ATGCAGATCCAGTTTCGTGAATTTGACCAATTTAGTGTGTGGATGTGGCTAAAATTTAGCACTATCCCTTCTCAACGGGAAAGACAGTATATAGAGGAGGTGTTTAATTCTTGGTTTTATCTGGGGAAATTAGGCGCATTTAATGCTGAAAATCTTCAGGTACAGGAGACTGGGGTTGATTTAAATTACATGACTTATGACTCCCAAGGTTATGACAGAAGCTTACTGGCGCTGATGCACAACATGGGTGAGTTTGAGTATCAAGGACAATGGGCGCGATGTTGGTTTGATTTGGGAACTAGTGATGCGATCGCACTAGATATCTTAATCAACGCTCTGACTCAGCTTAGTCAAGAATACGTCACTATTGAACAATTCTACGTTGGCGGCGAAAATGAAGATTGGCCTGTCGAAGATAGTGACAGTAGCTCTTACTCCATCTACGATAATTGA
- a CDS encoding circadian clock KaiB family protein — MTKSTLENLSTPQLYKGIALFTPGGDLIYCIDPHKQGRWHSHLCAALQEILDLSEPPHFLAPCYTATVDHWLDPKTQQVKIFAEASLAVLKHQAVLNAIFNTGDLVWQPAPWQEGLCDRLVLSTYRSSFPQLWEDHDLIVNLDLSQQAPKYHPPVMTVQKTQIKTYVLRLFVAGHSANTERILKNLHELLERSLGYPYTMKVIDVLTNPEQAEIDQVSATPTLVKVWPLPIRRMVGDLDNAGKILQMLGAIEQV; from the coding sequence GTGACTAAATCGACTCTAGAAAATTTATCCACACCTCAGTTATATAAAGGTATTGCCCTGTTTACGCCTGGAGGCGATTTAATTTACTGCATCGATCCTCATAAACAAGGTCGATGGCATTCTCATTTGTGTGCAGCTTTGCAGGAAATTTTAGATTTATCCGAACCGCCTCATTTTTTAGCGCCTTGCTATACGGCAACAGTTGACCATTGGTTAGATCCTAAAACTCAGCAGGTAAAAATATTTGCTGAAGCTTCTTTGGCTGTGCTGAAACATCAAGCTGTTTTGAACGCTATTTTTAATACAGGTGATTTGGTTTGGCAACCTGCTCCTTGGCAAGAGGGTTTGTGCGATCGCCTGGTATTATCAACTTATCGCTCCTCATTTCCCCAACTCTGGGAAGACCATGATTTAATTGTTAACTTAGACCTTTCTCAACAGGCTCCCAAATATCATCCACCAGTAATGACAGTACAAAAAACGCAGATAAAAACATACGTTCTGCGTTTGTTTGTGGCTGGACATAGCGCGAACACAGAACGTATATTGAAAAATCTGCATGAATTGTTGGAGCGATCGCTAGGTTATCCTTACACAATGAAGGTGATTGATGTTTTAACTAATCCCGAACAAGCAGAAATTGACCAAGTTAGCGCAACTCCCACCTTAGTAAAAGTGTGGCCTCTTCCTATTCGGCGGATGGTTGGTGATTTAGACAACGCCGGCAAAATTTTACAGATGTTAGGTGCGATCGAGCAAGTGTAG
- a CDS encoding NUDIX hydrolase, translating to MNRHGEIRVIVLGLIQHGDRIFVSEGYDPAKHSTFYRALGGGIDFGETSLAALKREFYEEIQAELTNIRYLGCIENLFIFNGRKGHEIIQLYQCDFVDPKFYQLQSLVFHESENHKHRAMWIDIARFKSGELRLVPEAFFNYL from the coding sequence ATGAATAGACATGGCGAAATTCGGGTAATAGTCTTAGGGCTGATTCAACATGGCGATCGCATTTTTGTTTCTGAAGGATACGACCCAGCAAAGCATTCAACATTTTATCGTGCTTTAGGCGGTGGTATAGATTTTGGCGAAACCAGTTTAGCAGCCTTAAAAAGAGAATTTTACGAAGAAATTCAGGCAGAATTAACGAATATTCGCTATTTAGGTTGTATAGAAAACCTGTTTATATTTAATGGCAGAAAGGGACATGAAATTATCCAACTTTACCAATGTGATTTTGTTGATCCCAAGTTTTATCAATTGCAGAGCTTGGTATTTCATGAATCGGAAAATCACAAACATAGAGCCATGTGGATAGATATTGCTCGTTTCAAATCCGGTGAACTCAGATTAGTACCGGAAGCATTTTTTAATTATTTATAA
- a CDS encoding TetR/AcrR family transcriptional regulator has protein sequence MTDNQSSNSKMRRKPQQARSQERVNDILSAAEELFIEMGYEQTTTRVIATRAKVPIGSLYQFFPDKEAILKALAVQYFQQEYQLFAKLHTKEAESLPVAVYVDRVIDAFDHFMNSHPGYRAVYEQLLNLMTYSAIEAMENYEYRIVDELAAFFARLNPKLDGEKCQAIALVVVKVVGDLLWLATSQHPEKRQLLLAETKILMLGYLNNYLDNSI, from the coding sequence ATGACAGATAATCAATCCAGTAACTCTAAGATGCGCCGTAAACCCCAGCAAGCGCGGAGTCAAGAGCGAGTGAATGACATCCTAAGTGCAGCTGAGGAGTTATTTATTGAGATGGGATACGAGCAAACGACGACAAGAGTGATCGCAACTCGTGCTAAAGTACCTATCGGTTCGCTGTATCAATTCTTTCCTGATAAAGAGGCAATTCTGAAAGCCTTGGCTGTGCAATATTTTCAACAGGAGTATCAGTTGTTTGCCAAACTGCACACCAAAGAGGCAGAAAGTTTACCTGTGGCTGTTTATGTTGATCGGGTGATTGATGCGTTCGATCACTTCATGAACAGCCATCCTGGATACCGTGCTGTATATGAACAACTGCTGAACTTGATGACATATTCAGCAATTGAAGCAATGGAGAATTATGAATATCGGATTGTGGATGAGCTGGCTGCTTTCTTTGCCAGACTCAATCCTAAGTTAGATGGGGAAAAATGCCAAGCGATCGCTTTAGTAGTAGTGAAAGTAGTGGGTGACTTACTATGGCTGGCTACAAGTCAGCACCCAGAAAAGCGTCAATTACTGTTAGCGGAAACCAAGATATTAATGTTAGGTTATCTAAACAATTATTTAGACAATTCTATTTGA
- a CDS encoding Coq4 family protein has translation MQAINSCVVQPVKVDSEIQRQMNFQFLTAMKGFISLLTTEGDLNAVDELSSILIHSRAFELAAETMQINPDIANLIQERYQPPVHDLEQLLQYPVDSLGYCYASTLKQSGFERIDPEIIINSDTAYIEYRWQQTHDIWHLITGFSASPLEEIGLQAFYLAQFRLPLASMLIANALISTTLLTPEDLPQLLKTIEKGWMMGLQAKPLFAQKWEESWEKPLSQWQKELNIQPFKANS, from the coding sequence ATGCAAGCCATAAATTCTTGCGTAGTTCAGCCAGTAAAAGTGGACTCAGAAATACAACGCCAGATGAATTTTCAGTTTTTGACGGCGATGAAAGGCTTTATTAGCTTACTGACAACAGAAGGTGACTTAAATGCAGTTGATGAACTTAGTAGCATCTTAATTCACAGTCGGGCTTTTGAACTGGCAGCAGAAACAATGCAGATCAATCCTGATATAGCTAATTTGATTCAAGAACGTTACCAACCACCAGTTCATGATTTAGAGCAACTTTTGCAATATCCTGTTGATTCTTTAGGTTATTGTTATGCTTCCACACTCAAACAATCGGGCTTTGAACGTATTGATCCGGAGATTATTATCAATTCAGACACAGCCTACATTGAGTATCGTTGGCAACAAACTCATGATATTTGGCATCTCATTACAGGATTTAGCGCTAGTCCTCTTGAAGAAATTGGATTGCAAGCATTTTATCTAGCGCAATTTCGGCTACCATTAGCCAGTATGTTAATTGCTAACGCTTTAATTAGCACAACCTTGCTAACACCAGAAGATTTACCTCAACTTTTAAAGACTATTGAAAAAGGTTGGATGATGGGATTACAAGCCAAACCTTTATTTGCACAGAAATGGGAAGAATCTTGGGAGAAACCCTTATCACAGTGGCAGAAAGAATTAAATATTCAACCCTTTAAGGCTAACTCGTAA